The sequence gctggattcgaaacgacgctccttcgaaatccagctctggttgcagggcgtgtcttttaccgctgcgccacctgagcggctaagctgtaacaagtttaaaagtgaaacaggagaaacacTTCAGAGTCAATTTGATGCAGATTTGTCTCGCATGTTcgcatgatgttttaccgcaacgctcaagccaagtgctgaacaaagcagaagtcgcacacacattgagttgaagggaaatgttgagtttaagggtacaaatttctagaCGAAgagttgagtttaggggacgttgagttacaaggtaccactgtaatcagaaggttaaaaTAGGAGTATCGGGATGTGCAACTATCCTTTACGGTAGTTTTGTTATCATTGAGATCAAGTTAGATTGGTATACTAATGGTGTCTCAGGCAGACACCCAAAAAACTTCTAGCATCTTAATTATGGTGCTAGAAAAGGTTCTTTAAAGTAAAAATTTGGTGCATGCTGTGGTGGCATAGTGGGTAAGAGGCTGGAACTATAATAGAAAAGTCTAGGGAATAAACATTACCACCGCCAGGCTGACATTACTGGACCCTGGAGCAAAGCCCTTGACCCTCAGTTACTTTGGATTGTATTCTTAACTTTTggtcactttaaataaagtgtCCGCCAAATTCAGAAAACTATTTCTGGTTCTGGCTGGTTTACCCATTGTTGGTAATACAATGAAGTGATAAAcagattatattatattatattatattatattatatttaaggACAACATAAATTTTCCTATGATGCATCTTCAACTTTCCTTTGTAAATAGATTGTACAATCCAACATCATTGggattgcatgtttttgcactTGCACTGACCATATCTTTTTTTCTAATTGAGAACTTAACCCCCCCCAAACAAAAGTACTTACCTCTCTGCAATGGGGTATCATGCCGTCTGCTTGCATCCCTCTCTGCATGCGCTGCTGAAGCAGATGTACATGACCTGTGGCTGAAGGAGGTGTTGGGTGCATACTGCCATTGTGGAATCCACCCAGGGAAACAGTTCCTAATTTGGAAGCCTGGGGCTCAGGATCAAAATGCCTCAAAGGCTTGGTGTTGTTTAATGAGAAGGGTTCTGAACCCATGTTGCATGGAGTGGCTTTGCTGAGCTGCAGCTGAGCAGATTTGGTCTGTGTTGATTGCATTAGAAGTTTGAGACTGGAGTTGCTGGTAGGCTGGTTGGATGTGATGGCCTTATAAAGCTGACTAGACATGTTAAGTCCTTGACTATTTTGAGAGTTGAATGGACATCCCTGTGTGGAAGGCTGGTTGCCAGGCTGAATTGGTCCAGCAGGACTGGGGTGTTGTTTTTCTGTCCTGTAAGGAGGAGATGGCCTTGTAGAACCCGATGCGGGGGGCATACCAGTCAGAAAATTAGCTTGGGAGCCCTGGCCAGCAGAATTTGGACCAGCAGATGGAGTACTTCCTTGAAGAATTGGGTTTTGTGGGCTGAAAGGGGGCTGAGCGAGAGCTGGACTGGCAAGTTTTTCTGGTCTATATGGAGGAGAAGGTAAAGCAGATGGGGCTGGAGTTAGGCTGGAGATGAGTGAGCTCTGAGGACTCTGGATGCTGCTGGCTGGGCTGAAGGGTTGCTGGTGAGGGGACGAGTTGGGAAGCTTGTCTCCTGGGCGATAAGGTGGAGATGGCCCAGCCCAAGAGGATCCCTGCTGGCCCACTGAGGGCAAACCTGGCTGAGCTGGTGATGGCCCTCCACTGCTGGTGGAGTGATGCTTACTGTTTGATGCCAACTGCTGAAGCTGCTGGGCCCGTGACACCTCACGCCAACTGGAATTGGGACGGCTGGACAGTGCAGCTGAAAGCATTGGTGATCGTGCCTGATTTTGGCTCTGCGAGGATGAACAGGAAAGGGGTGATGCTGAAAGTGGGGAAGGGACCGGTTTAGATTGGTGAGATAATGCATAAGGACCACCAGTTGGACTAGGGCCCATCTGAGGAGAGCCAGCCTGGGGAAAACCAGGAGACTGGGTGAGATGGGCTTCTAGGTGAGAAGACATTTGTGGGGAACGTTTGGGAGTTCCGCTTCCATCTGGGTGAACAAAGCTTCCAGAAGTATTCGTTTGCTCATCTACTTTGTTCCCTAAGATCTTATCAATGTCCAGCTCAGATAAGGATGGGTCAGGATTCTTTGTAAGCTCATCCAGAATCTCCTGGAGCTCCTGTTCCACAGACGAGCCTACAGAATTCCCACTCGAGTTAAAGGAAGATGCCAGATTTCCAGAGCTTCCTCCACCAACAGGTGTAGATCCAGGACTATGCTTGTTGGGCATAGTGTACGGAGACCCCAAACCATTGTTACTGTTAAGTCGACTTGCTTCTAGTCCACTTGATTGGTTACCCACGCCAGTCCCGCTAGGGAAAGGTGGTTGGGGATAGCTTGGTCCCATGGCCAGGGTAACATCCTCCAGGCATGGTCGCTTGGCACTGCACTGGGTCATTGAGTTATCAGAGACCCCATTCAGTGAAGCAGCACCATCAGCAGCTCCAGGCAGCTTTCTCTTCACTCCTGGCAGCTTAAGAAAGATAGAGAAGATACGGTCAGAAAGCAAATCAATTACACTGGAAAAAGGTAACAAGTGGATTGCATCTTAAAAGCAACATGGTAATTTGTGCTTTATCATTTCATTGCCTGTTCTTTTTAAGAGTGGactattataattaaatactatACTTGTAGAAAAGTATAGTATGGTTCATTATGGTTGCTATATAGTTAAAAATTCTTTGCTACCCCCAAGGGTTCTAGGCACCTCAAAATGCTTCTCTAAAGTTGCTTTAATTCCTgttcttttgtatttttgcactcAGACCCAAGTCAGCACATTTCAGTTTAGGTTATACCAAATGTAAAAGTGACCTATTCCTAGAGAGATGACTGGTAAAATGcttctttttcatgttttaccacaatAGCGAATCTGAGGCTGTGATTGGTGGATGAAATTGAATAACTCTGTTAACAGTGGTTCAAAGAAGCAGTTTTAATGCAATACAGAAATACAAAAGTATAGCACTGCGAAAAAGTATTTAACCCAATTGATGATTTCTATTattgcctatttatcacatttaaatgtttcagatcttaatttaaatataaaaaacaaaaacgcaaaatgcttttaaatgatcattccaTTTACTGAAAATTTATTCAAAACCTATATCACCCGTgttaaaaagtaattgccctctACACATTACACCTTGTTTTGCACGTCTTAACAGCAACAACTTCAATAAAACGTTTGTAATAACTTGCGATAagtcttttacatcactgtggagGAATGTTGGTCCACTCTTTAttacagaattgttttaatttggctaCATAAGCAGGTTTTCAAGCATACACTGCCTGTTGAatcttgccacagcatctcaataagATTCAAGTCATGATGACTGGGTGTGGCTGGTCAAtgatgcaaaaatagaagaaatataAGACAGCAAATGTCACTTAGAAAAATTCAGACTTATTTTGGTATACAAGCAAAATTCTTTGATAAAAATGAACTGGAGATTTCTGGCAGCTGTAAGTAAATATGATGTACAGTgataaatatttacaataacagTAGGGTCACCATTTGCCCAGTTTTTCTGTAAGAGCAGAcataataaaactgtaaaaattatTTGTGGTATGAATGAGTATTGTCTGCAAGGAAACAAAACACTCTCCCAAATTAGGCCAAA is a genomic window of Trichomycterus rosablanca isolate fTriRos1 chromosome 4, fTriRos1.hap1, whole genome shotgun sequence containing:
- the si:ch73-211e3.1 gene encoding mastermind-like protein 2, coding for MLLVSQRLDSPRMDPLLPGVKRKLPGAADGAASLNGVSDNSMTQCSAKRPCLEDVTLAMGPSYPQPPFPSGTGVGNQSSGLEASRLNSNNGLGSPYTMPNKHSPGSTPVGGGSSGNLASSFNSSGNSVGSSVEQELQEILDELTKNPDPSLSELDIDKILGNKVDEQTNTSGSFVHPDGSGTPKRSPQMSSHLEAHLTQSPGFPQAGSPQMGPSPTGGPYALSHQSKPVPSPLSASPLSCSSSQSQNQARSPMLSAALSSRPNSSWREVSRAQQLQQLASNSKHHSTSSGGPSPAQPGLPSVGQQGSSWAGPSPPYRPGDKLPNSSPHQQPFSPASSIQSPQSSLISSLTPAPSALPSPPYRPEKLASPALAQPPFSPQNPILQGSTPSAGPNSAGQGSQANFLTGMPPASGSTRPSPPYRTEKQHPSPAGPIQPGNQPSTQGCPFNSQNSQGLNMSSQLYKAITSNQPTSNSSLKLLMQSTQTKSAQLQLSKATPCNMGSEPFSLNNTKPLRHFDPEPQASKLGTVSLGGFHNGSMHPTPPSATGHVHLLQQRMQRGMQADGMIPHCRELSEEQNTGMVSHLQDPSAGPRPGQTSSYNMLLKAQLLRKHLQQQEKQRQMEQMNGGQMTECQQVAPFQGPSRTIPPECSGYPMGALQHPSPSMMSSSGPVLSNRMGLHPGSLNQAGHSGPYMSGTGSKQPFYHPSQDLGMPMRPNQGLMAMGGVPRQPTHPVHVVARPGMSVPSLGGGPVPTNHLRQALHQGGGLQPRMMCASQQQPHSQWQSQHMDPLNHQHLFPSGGAPSVCGAPQFPQRPVMPGNFPVARPPTNQLAPGLMGRQIQKIPSGQPVPSLTQQSLRMRGSLTTMDVMKPAAPAMVDPSHGMAPPSYPVGSMDKHSLVQGYGPGQNPGHKLSSYEYPVQHQSNGGMAIGSQIPGGVGGGEVDFIDTLVGNNDDWLNNLNMIDEYLEQNS